The Arachis duranensis cultivar V14167 chromosome 2, aradu.V14167.gnm2.J7QH, whole genome shotgun sequence genome has a window encoding:
- the LOC107475445 gene encoding probable serine/threonine-protein kinase WNK5, whose product MYKKGRLVGCNNGTANNGAIAQFGYVETDPSGRYGRFRDVLGKGAMKVVYRAFDEVLGIEVAWNQVKLGDVFHSPDQLQRLYSEVHLLKNLDHESIMTFHDSWIDVHSRSFNFITELFTSGTLREYRKKYKRVDIRAIKNWARQILRGLEYLHSHDPPVIHRDIKCDNIFVNGHLGEVKIGDLGLAAILRDSSQHAHSVIGTPEFMAPELYEEEYNELVDVYSFGMCMIELFTSEFPYSECSNPAQIYKKVTSGKLPNAYYRINDLEAQRFIGKCLANVSDRLPAKDLLLDPFLAMDQLHSPLQSPSPRSSPTLLNFNAKEKKKPSIMTEETKGTHMTITGSMNEEDDTVFLKVQISNQSGSTRNIYFPFDTINDTAIDVAMEMVKELEISDLEPMEIAEMIEEEVSALVPTWRDLGNSIKYQRQHSFSYEQEEDDYDDDDDDDDVSNNHNPFFSLSSPSSSHGSLPMLYQNITQIGGNHYPLSHDLPQDDPLMNDDASSQSSLDSFKYSHLHYLDASNEDNDHVSTLLTINNKCTRFCPREEVVEADFTNQFCNMRMDPCSRYHKAMVGHGFPRLTRIQSYVDVRRQQIQTSLVEEIHKRRMFKTVNAIENIGFQNPK is encoded by the exons ATGTACAAGAAGGGGAGATTAGTTGGATGCAATAATGGTACTGCTAATAATGGAGCCATAGCTCAGTTTGGATATGTTGAGACTGATCCATCTGGAAGATATGGCCGT TTCAGAGATGTTTTGGGGAAAGGAGCAATGAAGGTAGTGTATAGGGCATTTGATGAAGTGCTCGGAATAGAAGTGGCTTGGAACCAAGTCAAACTTGGTGATGTTTTTCATTCACCAGACCAATTACAACGTCTTTATTCAGAGGTCCATCTTCTCAAGAACCTTGACCATGAATCAATCATGACCTTCCATGACTCTTGGATCGATGTCCACTCTAGATCCTTCAACTTCATCACTGAATTGTTCACCTCTGGCACCCTAAgaga GTATAGAAAGAAGTACAAGAGAGTAGATATAAGAGCAATTAAGAATTGGGCAAGGCAGATTCTAAGGGGATTGGAGTATTTACACAGCCATGATCCACCAGTGATTCATAGAGACATAAAATGTGACAACATATTTGTGAATGGGCATTTGGGTGAGGTCAAGATTGGTGACTTAGGCCTTGCAGCAATTCTTCGTGATAGTTCACAACACGCACACAGTGTCATTGGTACACCGGAATTTATGGCACCTGAATTGTATGAAGAGGAATACAATGAGCTTGTTGATGTCTATTCATTTGGGATGTGTATGATTGAGTTGTTCACTTCTGAGTTCCCATACAGTGAATGCTCCAACCCAGCTCAAATTTACAAGAAAGTTACTTCA GGGAAGCTACCAAATGCCTATTACAGAATCAATGATTTGGAGGCCCAAAGATTTATTGGAAAGTGTTTGGCAAATGTCTCAGACAGGCTGCCAGCAAAGGACCTTTTGTTGGACCCATTTTTGGCAATGGACCAACTTCACTCACCACTACAAAGCCCAAGCCCAAGATCAAGCCCAACATTACTCAATTTCAATGccaaagagaagaagaaacctTCAATCATGACTGAAGAAACAAAGGGCACACACATGACAATAACAGGCTCCATGAATgaagaggatgacacagtttTCCTTAAAGTTCAAATTTCCAACCAAAGTG GGAGCACAAGAAACATATACTTCCCATTTGACACCATAAATGACACAGCCATTGATGTGGCAATGGAGATGGTTAAAGAACTTGAAATTAGTGACTTGGAACCAATGGAGATTGCTGAAATGATAGAAGAAGAGGTATCAGCTTTGGTTCCAACATGGAGGGACTTGGGAAATTCTATTAAGTATCAAAGACAACATAGCTTTAGctatgaacaagaagaagatgattatgatgatgatgatgatgatgatgatgttagCAATAATCACAATCCTTTCTTCTCATTGTCTTCTCCCTCTTCCTCTCATGGTTCTCTCCCAATGCTTTACCAAAATATTACACAAATTGGTGGAAACCATTACCCACTTTCTCATGATTTGCCTCAAG ATGATCCCCTTATGAATGATGATGCAAGCTCTCAAAGTTCTTTGGATTCCTTCAAGTATTCCCATTTACACTACTTGGACGCAAGCAATGAAGATAATGATCATGTTTCAACTCTTCTAACTATCAACAACAAGTGCACAAGATTTTGCCCTAGAGAAGAGGTGGTGGAGGCTGATTTCACCAACCAGTTTTGCAACATGAGAATGGATCCTTGCAG TAGGTACCATAAGGCTATGGTAGGGCATGGATTCCCAAGACTAACTAGGATTCAATCATATGTTGATGTGAGGAGGCAACAAATACAGACATCATTGGTGGAGGAGATACATAAAAGAAGGATGTTCAAGACTGTTAATGCCATTGAGAACATTGGATTTCAGAATCCCAAATGA